In Chrysiogenia bacterium, the DNA window AAGGTCGAGGAAGCCCGCGCCGAGATTCACAAGCAGAACTAGCTTTCCGTACTGCGCCGCTAATCACGCCCTTTTCAGCGCCCCCCTCAAACTGGTAGGATCACACCCATGGCTCAGGGGATGTCAGCGGATCGGCGCGCCAAGAAGCGCCGCCAGGTTCACCTTCGCGTGGACTTCAAGGTAGGCAGCTACGTCGGCCGCGCGGTCACGGTCGATCTTTCCGAGACCGGCGTCTTCGTCAACACCAACAAGCTCTCGCCTCCCGGACAGGAAGTCGCGCTCAAGATCTATTTCGAAGAGGGCAGCGATCCGCTCAAGGCACTCGGTACGATCCGGCGCATGGTCCAGCCGGGTGAGGGTTCACTGGTCGGAGTGGGGATCCAGTTCGAGCGAATCTACGCGGGCTCGCAACGGGTTCTGCGTTCCTTCCTCTCGGACGGGATGGGCGTGGAGATCGATGAAAGCGCCCTCGGCGATGTGATGACCGACGACAGCGGCTCGCGCATGTCGCGGTACGTCTTCGACAAGCATGGCCAGATTCAGCACGCGCGACTTCGCCACGATGCTGCCGAAAAAACTCCGGCCAGGGCGCAGTCCGACGATCTCGATGTTCTCAAGAAGTTCCAGTTCGCACCGACCCTGCTCAAGCGGATCGGCTGGAAGCCCTTTGCCTTCGCAGGCGCGGGGTTTCTGTTTTATCTGATCTTGACGTTT includes these proteins:
- a CDS encoding PilZ domain-containing protein, with product MAQGMSADRRAKKRRQVHLRVDFKVGSYVGRAVTVDLSETGVFVNTNKLSPPGQEVALKIYFEEGSDPLKALGTIRRMVQPGEGSLVGVGIQFERIYAGSQRVLRSFLSDGMGVEIDESALGDVMTDDSGSRMSRYVFDKHGQIQHARLRHDAAEKTPARAQSDDLDVLKKFQFAPTLLKRIGWKPFAFAGAGFLFYLILTFVMEWLEKMQTR